Proteins encoded within one genomic window of Thiothrix litoralis:
- the nrdR gene encoding transcriptional regulator NrdR, producing the protein MRCPFCGADDTRVVDSRLANEGDQVRRRRRCVVCDERFTTYEVAELTLPRVIKSNAAREPFNDDKLRGGIMRALEKRPVSIESIEAALSHIRKTILISGEREVPSSMIGELVMHELRRLDEVAYIRFASVYRRFDDIEEFRSMIEHLENDQA; encoded by the coding sequence ATGCGATGCCCTTTTTGCGGTGCCGATGACACGCGGGTAGTCGATTCCCGCTTGGCGAACGAAGGCGATCAAGTGCGCCGTCGTCGCCGTTGCGTGGTATGCGATGAGCGCTTTACCACCTATGAAGTGGCGGAGTTGACTCTGCCACGTGTGATCAAATCCAATGCCGCCCGCGAACCGTTTAACGACGACAAATTGCGTGGCGGCATTATGCGTGCGCTGGAAAAACGCCCGGTATCCATTGAAAGTATCGAGGCCGCTCTCAGCCATATTCGCAAAACCATCCTGATTAGCGGCGAACGCGAAGTGCCATCCTCCATGATTGGCGAGCTGGTGATGCATGAGTTACGCCGATTAGATGAAGTTGCCTACATTCGTTTCGCTTCCGTTTACCGGCGTTTTGACGATATTGAAGAATTCCGCAGCATGATCGAACATCTGGAAAATGATCAGGCATGA
- the glyA gene encoding serine hydroxymethyltransferase, whose protein sequence is MFSSQMKIAGYDDELWDAMQSEVRRQEEHIELIASENYASPRVMEAQGSVLTNKYAEGYPAKRYYGGCEYVDKAEQLAIDRVKQLFGADYANVQPHSGSQANAAVYMALLNPGDTVLGMSLAHGGHLTHGAKVNFSGKIYNAVQYGITDDGYIDYAEVERLAVEHKPKMIVAGFSAYSRVIDWSKFREIADKVGAYLMVDMAHVAGLVAAGVYPNPVQIADVTTSTTHKTLRGPRGGIILAKSNPDLEKKFNSLVFPGIQGGPLMHVIAAKAVAFKEALEPEFTVYQQQVAKNANVMAETLIARGYKIVSGGTDNHLMLVDLIAKGITGKAADAALGAANITVNKNSVPNDPQSPFVTSGIRVGTPAITTRGFKEAESAQLANWMADVLDNVEDTATIERVKEQVLDICARFPVYKSTSFGDHPA, encoded by the coding sequence ATGTTTTCTAGCCAGATGAAAATCGCAGGTTATGACGATGAATTGTGGGATGCGATGCAGTCCGAAGTGCGTCGTCAAGAAGAGCACATTGAACTGATAGCTTCTGAAAACTACGCTAGCCCGCGTGTGATGGAAGCTCAGGGTTCTGTGTTAACCAATAAATACGCGGAAGGCTACCCCGCCAAGCGTTATTACGGTGGTTGCGAATACGTCGACAAAGCCGAGCAACTGGCTATTGACCGCGTCAAACAATTGTTTGGCGCGGATTATGCCAATGTGCAACCGCATTCCGGCTCACAGGCCAACGCAGCCGTGTACATGGCACTGCTGAACCCCGGTGATACCGTGCTGGGCATGAGCTTGGCACACGGTGGTCACTTGACCCACGGTGCAAAAGTCAACTTCTCCGGCAAAATCTACAACGCAGTGCAATATGGCATCACTGATGATGGCTACATTGACTACGCTGAAGTTGAGCGCCTGGCGGTTGAACACAAGCCCAAAATGATCGTGGCAGGCTTCTCGGCCTACTCTCGCGTGATTGACTGGAGCAAGTTCCGTGAAATCGCCGATAAAGTTGGTGCGTACCTGATGGTCGACATGGCACACGTTGCCGGTTTGGTGGCCGCTGGTGTATACCCTAACCCGGTGCAAATTGCTGATGTGACCACTTCCACGACGCACAAAACCTTGCGTGGCCCGCGTGGTGGTATCATTTTGGCGAAATCCAATCCTGATTTGGAAAAGAAGTTCAACTCACTGGTATTCCCCGGTATTCAAGGCGGCCCCTTGATGCACGTCATTGCTGCCAAAGCGGTGGCTTTCAAGGAAGCCCTCGAACCTGAATTTACCGTTTACCAGCAGCAAGTCGCCAAGAATGCCAACGTCATGGCAGAAACCCTGATTGCACGCGGTTATAAAATCGTCTCTGGTGGTACGGATAATCACCTGATGCTGGTTGACCTGATTGCCAAAGGCATTACCGGCAAGGCTGCGGATGCGGCGCTGGGTGCTGCGAACATCACCGTTAACAAGAACTCCGTGCCGAATGACCCGCAATCGCCTTTCGTCACCAGCGGTATCCGCGTGGGTACGCCTGCGATTACCACCCGTGGTTTCAAGGAAGCAGAATCCGCGCAACTGGCTAACTGGATGGCAGACGTGTTGGACAATGTGGAAGACACTGCCACGATCGAACGGGTGAAAGAGCAAGTGCTGGACATTTGCGCGCGCTTCCCGGTCTACAAGTCTACCTCGTTTGGCGATCACCCGGCGTAA
- a CDS encoding META domain-containing protein: MQTRRSLLLLPLALLVGRVFAEPVTPAPAALPVGTCPLNSGGPSLLGTKWRLFSVYGNKVPIELDITMEVGDNALKGFAGCNDYTAIFQRVGHTGFKMTKIERGEKGCPVLSTGAGLPTINVGSWEGSYLRTLGRAGSVQQEGSMLHFFNMNGEQSVVFTRHYGDGGVESTTPADGSVPAPVPAPAPEPAPPATS; encoded by the coding sequence ATGCAGACACGCAGGAGTCTGCTGTTACTGCCGTTAGCCTTGTTGGTTGGGCGTGTGTTTGCCGAACCAGTGACACCAGCACCCGCAGCATTACCTGTCGGTACTTGCCCGCTAAACAGCGGTGGTCCCTCATTGTTGGGTACAAAATGGCGTTTATTTTCCGTTTATGGCAACAAAGTACCCATAGAACTGGATATCACCATGGAGGTTGGGGACAACGCTCTGAAAGGTTTCGCTGGTTGTAATGATTACACGGCTATATTCCAGCGGGTTGGCCATACGGGTTTCAAGATGACCAAGATTGAGCGAGGCGAGAAAGGTTGCCCGGTATTGTCGACGGGAGCAGGTTTGCCGACAATTAATGTCGGGAGCTGGGAAGGCAGCTATCTGCGGACGTTGGGGCGTGCAGGCAGTGTCCAGCAGGAAGGCAGTATGCTGCACTTTTTCAACATGAATGGCGAGCAGTCGGTGGTCTTTACTAGGCATTACGGTGACGGTGGCGTGGAAAGTACGACCCCGGCTGATGGTTCCGTTCCTGCTCCTGTACCCGCGCCTGCACCAGAACCGGCACCTCCTGCGACTTCCTGA
- the ampD gene encoding 1,6-anhydro-N-acetylmuramyl-L-alanine amidase AmpD, whose translation MIIDAETGLLDVARQCPSPNHDERPNGCVPELIVLHNISLPPYEFGGNWIDQLFTNQLDPTAHPFFADICHLRVASHLLIRREGEIVQYVPFHLRAFHAGVSQWRGRERCNDFSIGIEIEGTDFEAFTEAQYQQLAQLLPALVAAYPGLSMQHITGHEHIAPGRKTDPGAFFDWQRLSKVLAVDLPASASSECPFVVEIPPPA comes from the coding sequence ATGATCATTGATGCAGAAACCGGCCTGCTGGACGTTGCCCGCCAGTGTCCATCCCCCAACCACGATGAACGCCCGAATGGTTGTGTGCCGGAACTGATCGTGTTGCACAATATCAGCCTGCCACCCTACGAATTTGGCGGGAATTGGATCGACCAGCTCTTCACCAATCAACTCGACCCGACGGCACACCCGTTTTTTGCCGATATTTGCCATTTGCGGGTTGCCAGTCACTTGCTGATCCGACGTGAAGGTGAAATCGTGCAATACGTGCCGTTCCATTTACGGGCGTTTCACGCGGGCGTGTCGCAGTGGCGCGGGCGGGAGCGTTGCAATGACTTTTCCATCGGCATTGAAATCGAAGGCACTGATTTTGAAGCTTTCACCGAAGCCCAGTACCAACAGTTGGCGCAATTGCTGCCTGCACTGGTGGCTGCCTATCCGGGTTTGAGTATGCAGCACATTACCGGGCACGAACATATTGCACCGGGGCGCAAAACGGATCCCGGCGCATTTTTCGACTGGCAACGTTTGAGCAAGGTGCTGGCGGTGGACTTACCCGCCTCTGCAAGCAGTGAATGTCCGTTTGTTGTAGAAATACCACCGCCAGCATAA
- a CDS encoding thioredoxin family protein: protein MTTIASLTDLNFHHVLTETPGAALVFFTAPNCGACRNLKIALEKYRREFPALPVFEVDAVHNGGLVNALEIFHLPAMYLYVDGHYHCELHSEPLPARIHAAIQAALQLPAEDEP from the coding sequence ATGACAACGATTGCAAGCCTTACCGATCTCAATTTTCACCATGTGCTGACAGAAACGCCCGGCGCGGCATTGGTGTTTTTCACCGCGCCCAACTGTGGGGCGTGTCGCAACCTCAAGATTGCACTGGAAAAATACCGGCGTGAGTTTCCAGCCTTACCCGTCTTCGAGGTGGATGCCGTCCACAATGGCGGGCTGGTGAACGCGCTGGAAATTTTCCATTTGCCCGCAATGTACCTGTATGTGGATGGGCATTATCACTGTGAACTCCATTCCGAACCACTGCCAGCGCGAATTCACGCAGCCATTCAGGCCGCACTGCAATTACCCGCCGAGGATGAGCCATGA